The following coding sequences lie in one Alphaproteobacteria bacterium genomic window:
- the mazG gene encoding nucleoside triphosphate pyrophosphohydrolase — MRHSQIPNPGPIEQLLAIMVKLRDPDGGCPWDIEQNFSSIAPHTIEEAYEVAAAIAENDMPGLADELGDLLFQIVFYAQMAAEDGAFDFATVVGAVIEKMLRRHPHVFGNADITTSAAQTRSWETLKAKERAAKASDGDISALAGVARALPALSRAVKLQKRAARVGFDWSGLGPVLDKLREELVELEAEVAEDDALPERLVEEVGDLLFVCANIARHTGVDAEAALRGANNKFESRFRRIEAFLAEAGKQAEDSSLAELDTLWDRAKDEES, encoded by the coding sequence ATGCGACATTCCCAAATACCTAATCCCGGCCCGATCGAGCAGCTTTTAGCGATCATGGTCAAGTTACGGGATCCGGATGGCGGATGTCCTTGGGATATTGAGCAAAATTTTTCTTCCATCGCCCCCCACACCATCGAGGAAGCCTACGAGGTCGCCGCAGCAATTGCAGAGAACGATATGCCAGGGCTTGCGGACGAGCTCGGCGATCTGCTGTTTCAGATTGTTTTCTACGCCCAGATGGCGGCCGAAGACGGCGCCTTTGATTTTGCCACAGTTGTCGGTGCCGTGATCGAAAAAATGCTGAGAAGGCATCCTCATGTATTCGGCAATGCCGATATCACCACATCTGCGGCACAGACACGTTCCTGGGAAACCCTAAAAGCCAAAGAGCGCGCTGCCAAGGCCTCCGATGGCGATATTAGCGCCCTGGCCGGGGTGGCTCGCGCCCTGCCCGCCTTATCGCGAGCGGTAAAGCTGCAGAAACGCGCTGCGCGCGTCGGCTTCGATTGGTCAGGTTTGGGCCCGGTGCTCGACAAGCTGCGCGAAGAACTTGTGGAATTAGAAGCGGAAGTGGCCGAGGACGATGCGTTACCTGAGCGCTTGGTAGAGGAAGTGGGCGACCTCTTGTTCGTCTGTGCGAACATCGCCCGACACACCGGTGTCGATGCAGAAGCCGCCTTGCGCGGTGCCAACAACAAGTTCGAGAGTCGCTTTCGGCGCATCGAAGCCTTCCTGGCAGAAGCCGGCAAGCAGGCCGAAGATTCGTCGCTTGCCGAGCTTGACACGCTCTGGGATCGCGCCAAAGATGAGGAAAGCTGA
- a CDS encoding NAD(P)-dependent oxidoreductase produces MAKVAFVGLGVMGYPMAGHLAKAGHDVVVYNRTASKAEGWVTEHGGASAPTPAAAAAGREIVFMCVGNDDDVRSVTYGDDGILAGIASGAILIDHTTDSGDLAREVAEAAVAEGVGFLDAPVSGGQAGAENGVLTVMVGGDDATFAIAWPIMDAFSRAVTLMGPVGSGQLTKMVNQICIAGVLQGLAEAFNFATKAGLDGELVKDVISKGAAGSWQMENRASTMVRDEFEFGFAVNWMRKDLKIALEEAGRNGARLPMTALVDQFYAQVQARDGGRWDTSSLIHLLAHD; encoded by the coding sequence ATGGCGAAAGTCGCCTTCGTTGGTCTAGGCGTGATGGGGTATCCGATGGCGGGTCATCTTGCCAAGGCGGGCCACGACGTGGTGGTCTACAATCGCACGGCATCCAAGGCCGAGGGCTGGGTCACCGAGCATGGTGGCGCTAGCGCACCGACGCCTGCGGCAGCGGCGGCAGGGCGCGAGATCGTCTTCATGTGTGTTGGCAACGATGACGACGTGCGCAGCGTCACCTACGGCGATGACGGTATTCTCGCCGGCATAGCCTCGGGCGCTATTCTGATCGATCACACCACCGATTCCGGAGACCTCGCCCGCGAGGTCGCCGAGGCCGCAGTGGCGGAGGGTGTGGGCTTTCTGGATGCACCAGTTTCGGGCGGCCAGGCGGGGGCGGAGAACGGCGTGCTCACGGTTATGGTCGGCGGCGATGATGCGACCTTTGCGATCGCGTGGCCTATCATGGATGCCTTCAGCCGCGCTGTCACCCTGATGGGTCCGGTCGGCAGCGGTCAACTCACCAAGATGGTCAACCAGATTTGCATAGCCGGCGTGCTACAGGGCTTGGCAGAGGCGTTTAACTTTGCGACCAAGGCGGGGCTCGACGGTGAACTTGTCAAGGACGTTATTTCGAAGGGTGCGGCGGGCTCCTGGCAGATGGAGAATCGAGCCAGCACTATGGTGCGTGATGAATTTGAATTTGGATTTGCTGTCAATTGGATGCGAAAAGACTTAAAGATTGCGTTAGAAGAGGCGGGGCGCAATGGTGCCCGCCTGCCCATGACGGCGCTGGTGGACCAGTTCTACGCCCAGGTCCAGGCTCGCGATGGTGGTCGCTGGGACACCTCCAGCCTCATCCATCTCCTGGCTCATGACTGA